A stretch of the Candidatus Krumholzibacteriia bacterium genome encodes the following:
- a CDS encoding peptidase M19 gives MRFISAFVPLFVLAVLAFLFGVAVVDRAANRTRVARGGVPPTTLPVVDLHSDALLWNRPLLERSRRGHV, from the coding sequence ATGCGATTCATCTCCGCATTCGTCCCCCTGTTCGTCCTCGCGGTGCTGGCCTTCCTGTTCGGCGTTGCTGTGGTGGACCGCGCTGCCAACCGGACCCGGGTCGCGCGCGGCGGTGTCCCCCCCACGACACTGCCGGTGGTCGATCTGCACAGCGACGCGCTCCTGTGGAACCGTCCCCTGCTGGAACGCTCCCGCCGCGGCCACGTG